The following are from one region of the Nicotiana tabacum cultivar K326 chromosome 3, ASM71507v2, whole genome shotgun sequence genome:
- the LOC107788164 gene encoding GDSL esterase/lipase At2g23540-like: MAMTNYNYVLVVLLLVINLIVFANCADIDDDLGFGASYIFGDSLVDAGNNNYLQTLSKANIPPNGIDFKASGGNPTGRYTNGRTIGDIVGEGLGQPHYATPYLAPNCTGRAILYGVNYASGGGGIMNGTGRIFVNRLSMDIQVDYFNITRKEISKLLGESKARDYIMKKSIFSITIGSNDFLNNYLLPVLSIGTRITESPDAFIDDLLSHLKAQLTRLYKLDARKFIIGNVGPIGCIPYQKTINQLKENECVELANKLALQYNARLKDMLSEMNKNLDGATFVHANVYDLVMELITNYDKYGFATATKACCGNGGQFAGIVPCGPTSSMCSDRDKHVFWDPYHPSEAANLIIAKQLLEGDPKYIFPMNLKQLRDL; the protein is encoded by the exons ATGGCCATGACAAATTATAACTATGTTCTGGTCGTTCTTCTTTTGGTGATTAATCTTATCGTTTTCGCAAATTGTGCTGATATTGATGATGATTTAGGATTTGGAGCTTCGTATATTTTTGGAGATTCTTTAGTAGATGCAGGGAATAATAACTATTTACAAACCTTATCAAAGGCTAATATTCCACCTAATGGCATTGATTTTAAAGCTTCTGGAGGGAATCCTACTGGTCGTTATACAAATGGAAGAACCATAGGAGACATTGTTG GAGAGGGATTGGGCCAACCCCATTATGCCACACCGTATCTTGCTCCAAATTGTACAGGAAGAGCTATATTATACGGAGTTAATTATGCATCGGGAGGTGGTGGAATTATGAATGGCACGGGAAGAATATTT GTAAACAGGCTATCAATGGACATCCAAGTTGATTATTTCAACATTACTAGAAAAGAAATCAGTAAGCTATTGGGTGAATCAAAGGCAAGGGATTATATCATGAAAAAATCCATTTTCTCAATCACAATTGGGTCCAACGATTTCCTTAACAATTACCTTCTTCCTGTACTTTCTATTGGTACAAGAATAACGGAATCCCCAGATGCCTTCATTGATGATCTTCTCAGTCACTTGAAGGCACAACTTACG AGATTGTACAAACTGGACGCAAGAAAATTTATAATTGGAAACGTTGGACCAATTGGTTGTATCCCTTACCAAAAGACAATTAATCAGTTGAAGGAAAACGAATGCGTGGAATTAGCAAACAAGCTAGCACTTCAATACAATGCTAGATTGAAAGATATGCTCTCTGAAATGAACAAAAATCTCGACGGAGCAACTTTTGTACATGCAAATGTTTACGATCTTGTTATGGAACTCATCACCAATTATGACAAATATG GATTTGCAACTGCGACAAAAGCTTGCTGTGGAAATGGAGGGCAATTTGCTGGTATAGTTCCATGTGGACCAACCTCTAGTATGTGTTCAGATCGTGACAAACATGTATTTTGGGATCCTTATCATCCGAGTGAAGCTGCTAACCTTATAATTGCCAAACAATTGCTGGAGGGTGACCCCAAATATATATTTCCCATGAATCTTAAACAGCTTCGAGATCtctaa